One genomic segment of Desulforamulus reducens MI-1 includes these proteins:
- a CDS encoding Fur family transcriptional regulator, translating into MKKIITQVGEKLRANEYKLTPQRQIILEVMLENKDKHLSAEDVYILVKRKAPDIGLATVYRTLELFLEHEIVHSVNFGDGRKRYEYGDSTEGHHHHHAICLRCGKILEINEDLLEELEKQVSKDYGFTVLDHELKIFGHCSECK; encoded by the coding sequence TTGAAGAAGATTATAACCCAGGTTGGGGAAAAACTAAGGGCCAATGAATATAAGCTAACCCCCCAACGGCAGATCATATTAGAGGTTATGTTAGAAAACAAGGATAAACACCTCAGTGCAGAAGATGTTTATATTCTTGTTAAACGAAAAGCTCCGGATATAGGTTTGGCCACAGTTTATCGAACCCTGGAGTTATTCTTGGAGCATGAAATTGTTCATAGTGTCAATTTTGGGGATGGCCGTAAACGTTACGAATATGGCGATAGTACTGAAGGTCACCACCATCATCATGCCATTTGCCTGAGGTGCGGTAAAATACTGGAGATTAATGAAGACCTCCTTGAAGAATTGGAAAAGCAAGTTTCCAAAGATTATGGTTTTACGGTATTGGATCATGAATTAAAAATTTTTGGTCACTGCAGTGAATGTAAATAA
- a CDS encoding sensor domain-containing diguanylate cyclase, with the protein MKVLQFFIFNRRIQTSLLIGFIVFIIFPAFLVGLFSFSQSKAVIERSVFNTLDYLADAQEKSINNWIMSRKTFIKGLAQNKYMQVMDNQESAKILRDALKMDNNFRSLVLVGKDGRIKVDPELPNQTINTYVGDREYFQQAISGTTFVSEVLVSRNTKRPVMMVATPVKQGDEIVGVLSGIVNISVITEITQHNSPGVLGESYLINDKGLMVSESRFTTSTEPLKLKVQNHPALTSREGEKGKGIYKNYLNRTVFGTYRWLPEMRLSLVVEKDYERGLMEYGLATYLKVLGAACLIIGFFLVFAIIYSRRLTKPLERLAAEVNNIAKGNFLSIIDLKANREVQELSRAINNMSANLLEKTTQLNNLIKQLEQNRDDLHEEKNKLVKISITDELTDLYNRRYLNKELLRVIDLCSTLNKNISLLMLDLDRFKAVNDNYGHATGDTVLKEFAEILRRCSRGTDVVGRFGGEEFVIIIPFVSAERVALIAERIRQEISNFVFDEGNSNLHVTVSIGVVTVKSLVTSTTAEVAEKLIKKADENLYQAKNSGRNKVVHREIKIGELFECCPPEKKTSDS; encoded by the coding sequence ATGAAAGTACTGCAATTTTTTATTTTTAATAGACGTATACAGACCTCATTGTTAATAGGCTTTATTGTATTTATTATTTTTCCTGCATTTTTAGTAGGGTTGTTCAGTTTTTCGCAAAGTAAAGCAGTTATAGAACGATCGGTCTTTAATACATTGGACTATCTGGCAGATGCCCAAGAGAAGTCTATTAACAACTGGATTATGAGCCGTAAAACATTTATTAAGGGCCTTGCCCAGAATAAATATATGCAGGTTATGGATAATCAAGAGAGTGCTAAAATTTTAAGAGATGCATTAAAAATGGATAATAATTTTCGCTCTCTGGTGCTAGTGGGGAAAGACGGTCGAATAAAAGTAGATCCGGAACTGCCAAACCAGACGATAAATACTTATGTAGGGGATCGAGAATACTTTCAACAGGCTATTTCCGGTACAACCTTTGTCAGTGAAGTTCTAGTAAGTCGAAACACTAAGCGGCCTGTTATGATGGTGGCTACTCCGGTTAAGCAAGGTGATGAAATAGTAGGCGTTTTATCTGGTATTGTTAACATTTCTGTGATTACAGAAATAACCCAGCATAATTCTCCTGGTGTACTTGGTGAATCATATTTAATTAATGATAAAGGATTAATGGTAAGCGAATCAAGATTTACTACATCAACGGAGCCGCTTAAATTGAAAGTACAAAACCACCCCGCCCTCACTTCTAGAGAAGGAGAGAAGGGGAAAGGGATTTATAAAAATTATCTTAACCGTACGGTTTTTGGCACTTATCGGTGGTTACCTGAGATGAGACTAAGTCTAGTTGTAGAGAAAGACTATGAGAGGGGTTTAATGGAATATGGCTTAGCAACTTACTTAAAAGTTTTGGGCGCTGCTTGCCTAATAATAGGGTTTTTCCTGGTTTTTGCTATAATCTATTCCAGAAGATTAACCAAGCCACTGGAAAGGCTGGCTGCGGAAGTAAATAACATTGCCAAGGGTAATTTTCTATCAATTATTGATCTTAAAGCCAATCGGGAGGTGCAGGAATTAAGCAGGGCTATTAATAACATGTCTGCTAATTTACTGGAAAAAACCACCCAATTAAATAACCTAATTAAGCAACTGGAACAAAATAGGGATGATTTGCATGAAGAAAAAAATAAGCTTGTTAAAATTTCAATTACCGATGAGCTAACAGACCTTTATAACCGACGATACCTGAACAAAGAATTACTGCGGGTTATTGACCTTTGCAGCACCTTAAATAAAAATATTTCACTTTTAATGTTGGACCTGGATCGTTTTAAAGCAGTCAATGATAACTATGGCCATGCTACAGGGGACACGGTACTAAAGGAATTTGCTGAAATACTCAGAAGGTGTAGCAGGGGAACCGATGTTGTTGGTCGGTTTGGCGGTGAGGAATTCGTGATTATTATTCCCTTTGTCAGTGCTGAGCGGGTAGCCCTTATTGCTGAAAGGATTCGGCAAGAAATAAGTAACTTTGTTTTTGATGAGGGAAACAGTAATCTTCATGTGACAGTTAGTATTGGGGTGGTTACGGTAAAATCCCTAGTGACAAGCACAACGGCTGAAGTGGCAGAAAAATTAATCAAAAAAGCTGATGAGAATCTATACCAAGCAAAAAATTCCGGAAGAAACAAAGTGGTTCACCGGGAGATCAAAATAGGGGAATTATTTGAATGTTGCCCTCCAGAGAAAAAAACGTCCGATTCCTGA
- the cooS gene encoding anaerobic carbon-monoxide dehydrogenase catalytic subunit encodes MSDKNNENYDTLIHNSDPTHRADTNDPSAHQDQNKTEVPYDYRKFEPSPTGEELHRWQREHIKKDDQSKEGYPLNVIVDPAMREMYQVVHNQGLTNVFDRFSEQQPQCNFCAPGLSCQLCANGPCRITKKAQRGVCGVDAHVMVARNFTYRHTTIGTSANCYHALQAARTLRAAGSNPESGLKIREPEKLKKYAEFLGMDKNKPIEQLAVEFADFFIEDLHRPNFMESKLVEAFAPPRRKELWRKLGLYPGGAFSEVGFAQTKCMTNLGADPVDFLLTCVRLGVANEFQGLWPLDLLQEILIGTQEITQRKQNMGLLDPNKVNIITNGHMPLLAHVVIDLASTEEWQSKAKKAGATGLQIMGHVCEGQQLINYSGTHEMSALAGQEGEWLSEEYLLATGCVDLFMFDYNCTVPTLPLYAERFGTKLMSVDPVIRFPDTEALDFKPEQMIKQAEECLERAIEFFKKRKEENRNVYVPPHVSDCMVGFSTESVKQALGGSWQPLIDQIANGNIRGIATLVGCTTARYGQGGSNAFKLAKALIERDVLVLSGGCVSAVFEYTGLCKPEAANEAGDGLKQVCQTLGIPPVLSYGACVDVGKMTHTAMELADALDVDTNALPLVIGAPEYLEQKAVADACTAVAMGWLVHVAPVPSVTGSEVVVKTLTETTETLGLGKMMIELDAEKAADIYIEHIEKKRAGLGLSANLPNP; translated from the coding sequence ATGTCAGACAAGAATAATGAAAATTACGATACGCTAATCCATAATAGTGATCCTACCCACCGGGCCGATACCAATGACCCCAGTGCCCATCAGGATCAAAACAAAACAGAGGTACCCTATGATTACCGCAAATTTGAACCCTCTCCCACGGGGGAAGAATTACACCGTTGGCAACGGGAACATATTAAAAAGGATGATCAATCCAAAGAGGGCTATCCCTTAAATGTTATTGTGGACCCTGCCATGCGAGAAATGTATCAAGTGGTGCATAATCAGGGTCTGACAAACGTTTTTGACCGTTTTTCGGAACAGCAACCCCAGTGTAATTTCTGTGCCCCGGGTCTCTCTTGCCAGCTTTGTGCCAATGGACCCTGCCGAATTACGAAGAAGGCCCAGCGGGGTGTTTGTGGTGTGGATGCCCATGTAATGGTGGCCCGGAACTTTACCTATCGTCACACTACCATAGGCACCTCCGCCAACTGTTATCATGCTTTACAGGCTGCCAGAACCCTGCGGGCAGCGGGCTCCAACCCGGAAAGTGGGCTAAAGATCAGGGAACCGGAAAAATTAAAAAAATATGCAGAGTTTTTGGGTATGGATAAAAATAAGCCCATTGAACAATTGGCTGTGGAGTTTGCGGATTTCTTTATCGAGGACCTTCACCGGCCCAACTTTATGGAATCCAAACTGGTGGAAGCCTTTGCGCCGCCCCGTCGTAAAGAACTCTGGCGTAAATTGGGCCTCTACCCCGGCGGCGCCTTCTCTGAAGTGGGTTTTGCCCAAACTAAGTGCATGACCAACCTGGGTGCAGATCCTGTGGACTTTTTATTAACCTGCGTACGCTTGGGGGTGGCCAATGAATTCCAGGGATTGTGGCCCCTGGACTTACTACAAGAAATTTTAATTGGCACCCAGGAGATTACGCAAAGGAAGCAAAATATGGGCTTGTTGGATCCCAATAAAGTAAATATTATTACCAATGGACACATGCCCTTGTTAGCCCATGTGGTCATTGATTTGGCCTCCACCGAAGAATGGCAGAGTAAAGCCAAAAAAGCAGGGGCCACTGGTTTACAAATCATGGGTCATGTTTGTGAGGGCCAGCAACTGATAAACTACTCCGGCACCCACGAAATGTCAGCCCTGGCCGGTCAAGAGGGAGAATGGCTGTCTGAAGAATATTTATTGGCCACAGGCTGTGTGGATCTGTTTATGTTTGACTACAACTGTACCGTTCCTACTCTTCCTTTGTATGCTGAGCGTTTTGGTACCAAATTGATGAGTGTGGACCCGGTTATCCGCTTCCCCGATACCGAGGCTCTGGATTTCAAACCTGAGCAAATGATAAAGCAAGCAGAGGAGTGTCTGGAACGGGCAATTGAATTTTTTAAGAAACGCAAGGAAGAAAACCGTAACGTTTATGTACCACCCCACGTCAGTGATTGCATGGTAGGTTTTTCCACTGAATCAGTTAAGCAAGCCCTTGGTGGCAGTTGGCAGCCTTTAATTGATCAAATTGCCAACGGAAACATCCGTGGTATTGCAACTTTGGTAGGTTGTACCACCGCCCGGTACGGTCAGGGCGGCAGCAATGCCTTTAAACTGGCAAAGGCCTTGATTGAGCGTGACGTCCTAGTACTGTCCGGTGGTTGTGTATCAGCCGTCTTTGAATATACTGGCCTGTGTAAGCCAGAAGCAGCCAATGAGGCAGGGGACGGTCTTAAGCAAGTTTGCCAAACCCTAGGGATACCGCCGGTATTGTCCTATGGTGCCTGTGTGGATGTTGGTAAGATGACCCACACCGCCATGGAACTGGCAGACGCTCTGGATGTGGATACCAATGCCCTTCCTCTGGTCATCGGTGCACCTGAGTATTTGGAGCAAAAGGCCGTGGCAGACGCCTGCACCGCAGTGGCAATGGGCTGGCTGGTCCACGTGGCACCGGTTCCATCGGTTACCGGCAGTGAAGTGGTAGTAAAGACCCTTACTGAAACCACTGAAACCTTGGGACTTGGTAAAATGATGATTGAGCTGGATGCCGAAAAGGCAGCGGATATTTACATTGAGCACATAGAGAAGAAACGAGCTGGATTGGGCTTATCCGCTAACCTGCCGAACCCATAG
- a CDS encoding iron-sulfur cluster assembly scaffold protein has product MNENEEQFTAAALAYSEKTLDHFRNPRNVGVVENYNGRGKIGEADCGDVCEITILVEEEQINDIKFRVYGCVGAVATSSAVTELAKGKHCEEALKLTDDDVVEFLDGLPDQKKHCSLLGIRALKQAIYDYWLYKQLLENGQVTNRIEHEQIREDLFQQFANEF; this is encoded by the coding sequence ATGAACGAGAACGAAGAACAATTTACTGCTGCCGCACTTGCATATAGTGAGAAAACCCTTGATCACTTCAGGAATCCACGAAATGTTGGTGTGGTTGAGAATTATAATGGGCGAGGAAAAATTGGTGAAGCAGATTGTGGAGATGTTTGTGAAATTACCATTCTCGTTGAAGAAGAGCAAATAAATGATATTAAATTCAGAGTTTATGGATGTGTAGGCGCTGTGGCAACTTCCAGTGCAGTTACAGAACTAGCCAAGGGAAAACACTGTGAGGAAGCCCTAAAGCTGACAGATGACGATGTGGTGGAATTCTTAGATGGCCTACCTGATCAGAAAAAGCATTGTTCTCTGCTAGGGATAAGGGCCTTAAAACAGGCGATCTATGATTATTGGTTGTATAAACAACTATTGGAGAATGGACAGGTTACCAACCGTATTGAACATGAGCAGATAAGGGAAGATTTATTTCAACAGTTTGCTAATGAATTTTAA
- a CDS encoding MOSC domain-containing protein, with protein MGEVLAINVSAVRGIEKNSINEVMVVEGWGLEGDAHGGDWSKQVSIFPVEAMEKVPLHKKQEVLSGGYTENFTIAGINPDQIKVGTKVKLGEAIIEIFHVGKEIFKESGRPYIVSREGRFGKVIKGGLVKVGDKIIVEA; from the coding sequence ATGGGAGAGGTACTTGCGATTAATGTCAGTGCAGTTAGGGGAATTGAAAAAAACAGTATAAATGAAGTAATGGTGGTGGAAGGCTGGGGTTTAGAAGGGGATGCCCACGGCGGAGACTGGAGCAAACAGGTAAGCATTTTTCCGGTGGAAGCAATGGAGAAGGTTCCACTCCATAAAAAACAAGAGGTCCTGTCCGGGGGTTATACCGAGAATTTTACCATAGCGGGGATTAACCCCGATCAAATAAAGGTGGGGACCAAGGTGAAATTGGGTGAGGCTATCATCGAAATCTTTCATGTAGGGAAAGAAATATTTAAAGAATCGGGACGCCCCTACATTGTTAGCCGTGAGGGACGTTTTGGTAAAGTTATTAAGGGTGGTTTAGTAAAAGTAGGAGATAAAATTATTGTGGAAGCTTAA
- a CDS encoding NifB/NifX family molybdenum-iron cluster-binding protein, with translation MKIAMPAKNGQVNQHFGTTQEFAIVDLENKKVKETKILSNDGLQHNHGGIAYMLKAENIDTIICGGIGGHMIQALQQIGIKVVNGASGSLEAVAEAYATGTLVTRPTQCSCGGNHHH, from the coding sequence ATGAAGATCGCCATGCCGGCAAAGAACGGTCAAGTTAATCAACATTTCGGAACAACACAAGAATTTGCCATTGTTGATTTAGAAAATAAAAAGGTGAAAGAAACAAAAATTCTATCAAATGATGGGTTGCAGCATAACCATGGCGGCATAGCCTACATGTTAAAAGCTGAAAACATTGATACCATTATTTGTGGAGGTATTGGCGGACACATGATTCAAGCCCTGCAACAAATAGGGATTAAGGTGGTAAACGGGGCCTCCGGTTCACTGGAAGCTGTTGCTGAAGCCTATGCAACAGGGACTCTGGTGACCCGACCAACACAATGCAGTTGTGGTGGAAACCATCACCACTAG
- a CDS encoding ATP-binding protein, with protein sequence MKELTVISGKGGTGKTSILGSFATLSNKAVICDCDVDAANLHLLLKPDVQETHSFIGGVKANINLELCSKCGSCEELCRFSAIKERQVNPYACEGCGLCYGICPSGAITLNDHQSGHWYVSETQWGPMVHAKLGIAEGNSGLLVSAVRKRAREIATERDIPLIISDGPPGIGCPVISSLAGTDMALIVTEPTRSGLHDMERIIQVAATFGCQAAVCINKYDLDTENCFSIEAAASKLDVPVIGKIPYNQTLSQSLLQGTPVTLLGQNEGASAITKLWQQVTGLLGV encoded by the coding sequence ATGAAAGAGTTAACTGTCATTAGCGGTAAAGGTGGTACCGGTAAAACCAGCATCCTTGGCTCCTTTGCCACACTATCTAACAAAGCTGTTATCTGTGACTGTGATGTGGATGCTGCCAATCTACATTTACTATTAAAACCAGATGTACAGGAAACGCACTCCTTTATAGGTGGCGTTAAGGCAAATATTAACTTAGAGTTATGCTCTAAATGCGGCAGTTGTGAGGAATTATGCAGGTTTTCTGCCATTAAAGAGCGGCAGGTTAATCCCTACGCCTGTGAAGGTTGCGGACTCTGCTATGGAATCTGTCCGTCTGGAGCAATCACACTCAATGATCATCAGTCTGGTCATTGGTATGTATCAGAAACCCAGTGGGGCCCAATGGTACATGCAAAGCTAGGCATTGCCGAGGGAAACTCAGGATTATTAGTTAGTGCAGTGCGTAAAAGGGCCAGAGAAATTGCCACCGAAAGGGATATACCTCTCATTATCAGTGATGGTCCACCAGGCATTGGTTGTCCTGTGATATCTTCCTTGGCGGGCACTGATATGGCTTTGATTGTTACAGAACCTACCCGTTCAGGGTTACATGATATGGAAAGAATTATCCAAGTAGCTGCTACCTTTGGCTGTCAAGCAGCTGTTTGTATTAATAAATATGATTTGGATACTGAGAATTGCTTCTCCATTGAAGCCGCTGCCAGCAAGCTAGATGTACCGGTAATAGGGAAAATCCCGTATAACCAAACCCTTTCTCAATCCTTATTGCAGGGGACTCCGGTCACTCTCCTAGGTCAAAACGAGGGTGCATCTGCAATTACGAAACTTTGGCAACAAGTTACCGGACTATTAGGAGTTTAG
- a CDS encoding ATP-binding protein: MKISVASGKGGTGKTLVATSLALSLIKNNPSVQLLDCDVEEPNVHLFLDQEPINETTVSLPIPKINEDLCQHCGKCTEICRFNAITLLKDTILIFPDVCHSCSACWHFCPTGALEPSPREVGTVQISQSGKLKLITGRLNLGVHASPPVIKAVRGAIDTDTVTIIDGPPGSSCPVMAAVEETDYCILVTEPTPFGLNDLSLAVEMLKVLNVPCGVIINRDVPGNHLIDDYCQEKGLPILLRIPLDTEIARAYAKGIPLVKSSPVWTEKFIDLYQQVTQEVTK; the protein is encoded by the coding sequence ATGAAGATCTCTGTTGCCAGTGGTAAAGGCGGCACCGGTAAAACTTTGGTTGCCACCAGTTTGGCCCTATCGCTCATTAAGAATAACCCATCGGTTCAACTTTTGGATTGCGATGTGGAAGAACCAAATGTGCACCTTTTTCTGGATCAAGAACCCATCAATGAAACTACGGTCAGCTTACCTATTCCCAAAATTAACGAAGACCTATGCCAGCATTGTGGGAAGTGTACAGAGATTTGTCGTTTTAATGCCATTACCCTACTAAAGGACACCATACTGATATTTCCAGACGTCTGTCATAGCTGTAGTGCTTGTTGGCACTTCTGTCCGACGGGAGCCCTAGAACCGAGTCCCAGAGAGGTGGGGACCGTCCAAATAAGCCAGTCTGGCAAATTAAAATTAATTACTGGACGATTAAACCTAGGCGTGCATGCCAGCCCTCCGGTCATCAAGGCGGTTCGAGGTGCCATAGATACGGACACTGTTACAATTATTGATGGACCACCTGGCAGTTCTTGCCCAGTGATGGCTGCAGTCGAGGAAACAGATTACTGTATATTGGTAACAGAACCCACTCCCTTTGGGTTAAATGATCTATCTCTGGCCGTGGAAATGCTAAAGGTTCTTAATGTCCCCTGCGGTGTCATTATCAACCGGGATGTACCGGGCAACCATTTAATCGATGATTACTGTCAGGAAAAGGGACTCCCTATACTCCTACGAATCCCCCTCGATACCGAGATAGCCCGGGCCTATGCCAAGGGTATCCCCCTTGTTAAAAGTAGCCCTGTCTGGACAGAAAAGTTCATTGACCTATATCAACAGGTTACCCAGGAGGTGACCAAATGA
- a CDS encoding NifB/NifX family molybdenum-iron cluster-binding protein, which yields MLIAVSAFGKNQDSEVNPRLGRCEYFVLYDTDTDKYSSIDNTGRFSQGAAGIATASLLSNQKVQVVITGNIGPNAYTALEAAGIEVFTGAKGTAQDVIKDYQKDLLSKANAPNVGPHGR from the coding sequence ATGCTAATAGCCGTCTCTGCCTTTGGGAAAAACCAAGACAGTGAAGTAAATCCCCGTTTGGGAAGGTGTGAGTACTTTGTTCTTTATGATACCGATACCGACAAATACTCTTCCATTGACAATACAGGGCGTTTTTCTCAGGGAGCAGCAGGAATTGCTACTGCCAGTTTATTAAGTAACCAAAAGGTGCAAGTGGTGATTACCGGCAATATAGGTCCTAATGCTTATACTGCCCTGGAAGCTGCTGGCATCGAGGTTTTTACGGGTGCCAAGGGTACGGCACAGGATGTAATTAAAGACTATCAAAAAGACCTTCTGAGCAAAGCCAATGCACCCAACGTTGGCCCTCACGGTCGTTAG
- a CDS encoding Mrp/NBP35 family ATP-binding protein gives MSDQSNNCSSCGEMNEGSCSGEKCSPPPKLYPGGQSKISRVIAVMSGKGGVGKSSVTALMAVNLRRMGYQVGILDADITGPSIPKMFGVKRVPANAQGLLQPAVSKGGIRIMSLNLLLEREDEPVIWRGPIIASAVKQFWTDVNWGELDYLLVDMPPGTGDVPLTVIQQIPVDGIVMVTSPQDLAVMVVKKAVRMAGIMEASLLGFVQNMAYITCPKCGEKFELFGKALQKGDTLDGLPVLEVLPIDTEFTKLCDTGMVEEVKTNAFEDIPNLVKVKRQVS, from the coding sequence ATGAGCGACCAAAGTAACAACTGTTCAAGCTGTGGTGAAATGAACGAAGGTTCTTGCAGTGGAGAAAAGTGTAGTCCTCCACCCAAACTTTATCCTGGTGGCCAAAGCAAAATTAGCCGTGTAATTGCTGTTATGAGCGGTAAAGGCGGCGTGGGTAAATCTTCGGTAACGGCACTAATGGCTGTAAACCTGCGTAGGATGGGCTATCAGGTTGGCATCCTGGATGCAGATATTACCGGTCCTAGCATTCCCAAAATGTTTGGTGTGAAGAGAGTTCCCGCTAATGCTCAGGGTCTTTTGCAACCTGCTGTAAGTAAAGGCGGTATTCGCATTATGTCCTTAAATCTATTGTTGGAACGGGAAGATGAACCTGTAATCTGGCGTGGACCAATTATCGCCAGTGCCGTAAAACAATTCTGGACCGATGTAAATTGGGGGGAACTGGACTATCTCCTGGTGGATATGCCCCCTGGCACCGGGGATGTTCCCCTTACGGTGATACAACAAATTCCCGTTGATGGGATTGTCATGGTAACATCACCGCAGGATTTAGCGGTAATGGTTGTTAAAAAAGCTGTTCGAATGGCTGGCATCATGGAAGCCTCTCTGCTGGGATTTGTTCAAAATATGGCCTATATCACCTGTCCCAAATGCGGAGAAAAATTTGAACTCTTTGGTAAGGCCTTGCAAAAAGGAGATACCTTAGATGGATTACCTGTTCTGGAAGTTCTCCCCATTGACACTGAATTTACCAAGCTGTGTGATACAGGTATGGTAGAAGAGGTTAAAACTAATGCCTTTGAAGATATTCCAAACCTAGTAAAGGTTAAAAGACAAGTGAGTTAG
- the feoB gene encoding ferrous iron transport protein B: MSHCHGCSIQIDIPEGARRIVLAGNPNAGKSVFFNYLTGMYVDVSNYPGTTLEISHGLLQGDVVIDTPGVYGISSFNDEERVARDVILTADVVINVVNAVYLERDLFLTQQIIDTGVPVIIALNMVDEAEKQGMTINNQLLSQLLGVPVIPTVAIKKQGMKEIKENIGQARSGQSDTELQKEMDKLVNRVGSRGEALLIMEGDATVAERHGLEPLNKREDIYLQRRQRVNQIVTHVVKDISKKTAFSNILSRMMIKPLTGIPILFLALYTMYQIIGVFVAGTVVGFTEETLMIGHFEPAVRSFVGNFISEQSTLGTILIGEFGLLTMTFTYVLGLLMPLVIGFYFFLSLFEDSGYLPRLATLVDRLLTSIGLNGRAVIPLILGLGCVTMATITTRLLGSERERRIAIFLLGLAIPCSAQLGVIAGMLASVGPEFVLLYSLVIFAVLVVVGTLMNSLLSGQSSDLLIDLPPLRVPRIHNVMTKTGIKSYQFLKEAFPLFALGALIISTFQVTGILVALQNILAPLTVNWLGLPKEAATAFIMGIVRRDFGAAGLAGMPLTSIQTVISLITITLFVPCIASILVMFKERNKKEALLMWVSTWVIAFLIGGIVAQLSALLGVATPAQVFTVMAVVIALTALVIVGVRLFKKQNIQSNSTSKGVV, encoded by the coding sequence ATGTCTCACTGCCATGGTTGCAGTATTCAAATTGATATTCCCGAAGGAGCTCGGCGCATTGTTTTGGCAGGCAACCCAAATGCTGGTAAATCAGTATTTTTTAATTACTTAACTGGTATGTATGTGGATGTATCCAATTACCCCGGTACTACCCTGGAGATATCCCACGGTCTTCTTCAAGGGGATGTCGTAATTGATACCCCGGGGGTTTATGGAATTTCTTCTTTTAATGACGAAGAAAGGGTGGCCCGGGATGTTATTTTAACAGCCGATGTGGTTATTAACGTTGTAAACGCGGTTTACCTAGAACGGGATTTATTCCTTACCCAACAAATTATAGATACTGGCGTTCCTGTAATCATTGCCCTGAATATGGTAGATGAAGCTGAAAAACAGGGTATGACAATAAACAACCAATTATTAAGCCAATTGCTAGGTGTACCTGTTATTCCTACCGTGGCCATTAAAAAACAAGGCATGAAGGAAATAAAGGAAAACATTGGGCAGGCACGTTCAGGGCAGTCAGATACAGAACTCCAAAAAGAAATGGATAAACTGGTTAACCGGGTAGGTTCCCGTGGTGAAGCCCTGTTGATTATGGAAGGCGATGCTACAGTTGCCGAACGTCATGGTCTTGAACCCCTAAATAAAAGGGAGGATATTTACCTGCAGCGAAGACAGCGTGTTAACCAAATTGTTACTCATGTGGTCAAGGATATCAGTAAAAAAACCGCTTTCAGTAATATCTTAAGCCGTATGATGATCAAACCTTTAACCGGAATTCCCATTCTATTTTTAGCACTCTATACCATGTATCAGATAATTGGGGTCTTTGTGGCCGGTACAGTTGTAGGGTTTACAGAGGAAACCCTTATGATCGGACACTTCGAACCTGCTGTACGTTCCTTTGTTGGTAACTTTATCAGTGAACAGTCCACTTTGGGAACGATCCTTATTGGCGAATTTGGCCTCCTTACAATGACTTTTACCTATGTGCTGGGGTTATTAATGCCCTTGGTTATAGGATTTTACTTTTTCCTGTCCTTGTTTGAAGATTCCGGTTACCTTCCCCGCCTAGCTACCCTGGTGGATAGACTTCTCACCAGCATTGGTTTAAATGGCCGGGCTGTTATTCCATTAATTCTTGGCCTGGGCTGTGTTACCATGGCTACTATTACCACTCGTCTGTTAGGTTCCGAGCGGGAGCGCCGCATTGCTATTTTTCTATTGGGGTTAGCGATCCCATGCTCTGCTCAATTGGGAGTCATTGCTGGAATGTTAGCCTCTGTGGGCCCTGAGTTTGTACTTCTGTATTCTTTAGTTATCTTTGCAGTTCTAGTGGTTGTGGGTACTTTAATGAATTCGCTATTATCCGGTCAGTCTTCTGACCTCTTAATCGATCTACCACCGCTACGTGTGCCACGTATTCATAATGTAATGACCAAGACTGGAATTAAATCTTATCAGTTCTTAAAGGAAGCTTTCCCCCTCTTTGCTCTTGGTGCTTTAATAATTAGTACCTTTCAGGTTACTGGTATTCTGGTTGCCTTGCAAAACATCCTAGCTCCTTTGACGGTAAATTGGCTAGGGTTACCCAAGGAAGCTGCCACAGCCTTCATTATGGGTATTGTACGTCGAGATTTTGGTGCCGCGGGCTTGGCAGGTATGCCGTTGACATCCATTCAAACAGTGATATCCTTAATTACCATTACCCTCTTTGTTCCTTGCATTGCTTCCATTTTAGTAATGTTTAAGGAACGCAACAAGAAGGAGGCACTCCTTATGTGGGTAAGTACCTGGGTAATTGCCTTCTTAATTGGTGGTATTGTTGCTCAACTTTCCGCTCTACTGGGAGTTGCTACACCGGCACAAGTATTTACCGTGATGGCAGTGGTTATCGCTCTAACAGCCCTGGTGATTGTGGGCGTAAGATTGTTTAAAAAGCAAAACATACAAAGTAATTCTACTTCAAAGGGCGTGGTTTAA